A portion of the Halopelagius inordinatus genome contains these proteins:
- the aglM gene encoding UDP-glucose 6-dehydrogenase AglM: MKLSIIGSGYVGTTIAACFAEVGHDVVNVDIDEDIVASVNDGDAPIHEPGLDELVEKHAGDRLRATTDYDAILDTDATFLALPTPSEDDGHIDLSIMEAGARSVGRTLADKDGYHLVVTKSTVVPTTTEEVIAPLLEDESGLELGTDFDIGMNPEFLREGSAVSDFLGPDKVVLGSQTDRAAALLRDVFDPLVERAGGPPVVETGVREAEMIKYANNAFLASKISLANDLANICKEYGIDSEEVLDAVGLDSRIGSAFLGAGVGWGGSCFPKDVAAIVAAARDAGYEATMLEAAVEVNDRQPVRMLDILREHTDPSGARVAVLGLAFKPGTDDVRNSRAIPLIDALLDAGADVVGYDPVATENMREHFPDIDYADSAADALAGADAALVVTDWDEFAALDDEFDAMTDAVVVDGRSIVSRRDGIVYESLV; the protein is encoded by the coding sequence ATGAAGCTCAGCATCATCGGGAGCGGGTACGTCGGGACGACTATCGCGGCGTGCTTCGCCGAGGTCGGACACGACGTGGTGAACGTCGACATCGACGAGGACATCGTCGCGTCGGTGAACGACGGCGACGCGCCGATTCACGAACCCGGCCTCGACGAACTCGTAGAGAAACACGCGGGCGACAGACTCCGCGCGACGACCGATTACGACGCCATCCTCGACACCGACGCGACGTTTCTCGCGCTTCCGACGCCGTCCGAAGACGACGGCCACATCGACCTCTCCATCATGGAGGCCGGCGCGCGGTCCGTCGGCCGAACGCTCGCGGACAAAGACGGCTACCACCTCGTCGTCACCAAGAGCACCGTCGTCCCGACGACGACGGAGGAGGTCATCGCGCCTCTCCTCGAAGACGAGTCGGGACTCGAACTCGGCACCGACTTCGACATCGGGATGAACCCCGAGTTCCTCCGAGAGGGAAGCGCCGTCTCGGACTTTCTCGGCCCGGACAAAGTCGTCCTCGGCTCTCAGACCGACCGCGCGGCGGCGCTTCTCCGCGACGTGTTCGACCCCCTCGTCGAACGGGCCGGCGGGCCGCCCGTCGTCGAGACGGGCGTCCGCGAGGCGGAGATGATAAAGTACGCCAACAACGCCTTTCTCGCCTCGAAGATATCGCTCGCGAACGACCTCGCGAACATCTGCAAGGAGTACGGAATCGACTCCGAAGAGGTGTTGGACGCCGTCGGCCTGGACTCTCGAATCGGCTCTGCGTTCCTCGGCGCGGGCGTGGGGTGGGGCGGCAGTTGCTTCCCCAAAGACGTCGCCGCCATCGTCGCCGCGGCGCGGGACGCGGGCTACGAAGCCACGATGCTCGAAGCCGCAGTCGAGGTCAACGACAGACAACCCGTCCGGATGCTCGACATCCTCCGCGAGCACACCGACCCCTCGGGCGCCCGCGTCGCCGTGTTGGGTCTCGCGTTCAAGCCCGGAACCGACGACGTGCGCAACTCTCGGGCCATTCCCCTCATCGACGCCCTCCTCGACGCGGGCGCGGACGTGGTCGGCTACGACCCCGTCGCGACGGAGAACATGCGCGAGCACTTCCCGGATATCGACTACGCCGACTCTGCGGCGGACGCGTTGGCGGGCGCCGACGCCGCACTCGTCGTCACCGACTGGGACGAGTTCGCCGCACTGGACGACGAGTTCGACGCGATGACGGACGCCGTCGTCGTCGACGGGCGCAGCATCGTCTCTCGGCGCGACGGCATCGTCTACGAGTCGCTGGTCTAA
- a CDS encoding oligosaccharyl transferase, archaeosortase A system-associated, protein MSDEQRESTSALGSRHDSPAVVGLLRRHYPKAVLSVIFAVMLTIRLRAYDKFVRDGSVYFAGNDAWYHLRQVNYTVRNWPFTMPFDPWTGFPYGTLAGQFGTLYDQLVATAALIVGLGDPSSALVAKTLLVAPAVFGALTVIPTYLVGKRLGGRIGGLLGAVILMLLPGTFLRRGLVGFADHNVAEPLFMGLAVAATMVALTVADREKPIWELVSARDRDALRAPTTWAVVAGVAMALYLAVWPPGILLIGIFGIYLVFQSVSDVMQEKTPEHTLFVGAVSMAVTGLVMVLLIEEPGFGVTGFSLLQPLFAFGVAAGAVVLAALARQIEDRGLDDWAFPVAVFGLLAVALGLFAVVLPSVFDSITRNLLRTVGFSAGAETRTIGEAQPFLSQSTLQRLQMTAVNRIISEYGFTFFTGLAAAVWLTIKPHIRSGDTRKIGYVVGGLAVIGLLFLVPGIPAAIGGALGVAPSLVGLGIVSLLFLGAVLQAEYEPEHLFVLVWVAFITSAAFTQVRFNYYLAVGVAVMNAYFVGQFLGSTYLDFDSVSRFDDISAYQVLAVAAALMLILTPVLVVPLGVRSTGNAQFDQSSNAWETAGQANPGEATEWQGSLEWMSEQTPAEGRFGGASNEMEYYGTYEYTDDYEYPDGAYGVMSWWDYGHFITVMGDRIPNANPFQQGATTAANFLLAPNETQAQDVLAAQSTEGDQTRYVMVDWKMATPGSKFGAPTIWYDAENVSQNQFYEPIYRFDQEGQYQGNFLVRHQRYYDSMMTRLYLYHGSAHEPSPVVVDWEPQSVSSGSGERTVKAAPTGNETTVKTFDNMSAARQYVAEDGTAQIGGIGSYPSERVPALENYRLTKVSNSSATQSNAYLRQLYGDARMAGVQPQATLPSDPSWVKTFERVPGATVSGSGAPANANVTASVEMNVPTSNSTFTYTQRAQADENGEFTMTLPYATTGYDEYGPENGYTNVSVRAAGPYTISSGASLNESGYVVSQQANLSVEEGQVNGAEDGNVSVELERSAEQLEINSGSSDSGSESSGESDSGEQSSLASDGDVTAVSESTATRAA, encoded by the coding sequence ATGAGCGACGAACAGCGAGAGAGCACCTCCGCGTTGGGGAGCCGTCACGATTCCCCGGCGGTGGTCGGTCTCCTCCGTAGACACTATCCGAAAGCCGTCCTCTCCGTCATCTTCGCGGTGATGCTCACCATACGTCTCCGCGCGTACGACAAGTTCGTTCGGGACGGGTCCGTCTACTTCGCGGGTAACGACGCCTGGTACCACCTCCGCCAGGTGAACTACACGGTCAGAAACTGGCCCTTCACGATGCCGTTCGACCCCTGGACCGGGTTCCCGTACGGGACTCTGGCGGGTCAGTTCGGTACGCTGTACGACCAACTGGTCGCGACGGCGGCGCTTATCGTCGGACTCGGCGACCCCTCCTCCGCGCTCGTCGCGAAGACGCTTTTGGTCGCCCCGGCCGTCTTCGGCGCGTTGACGGTCATCCCGACGTACCTCGTCGGTAAGCGCCTCGGCGGGCGCATCGGCGGACTGCTCGGTGCGGTCATCCTGATGTTGCTCCCGGGGACGTTCCTCCGGCGCGGCCTCGTCGGCTTCGCCGACCACAACGTCGCCGAACCGCTGTTCATGGGCCTCGCAGTCGCCGCCACGATGGTCGCACTCACCGTCGCCGACCGCGAGAAACCCATCTGGGAACTCGTCTCCGCCCGCGACCGAGACGCGCTTCGAGCGCCGACGACGTGGGCGGTTGTCGCGGGCGTCGCGATGGCGCTGTATCTGGCCGTCTGGCCGCCGGGCATCCTCCTCATCGGTATCTTCGGAATCTACCTCGTCTTCCAGTCGGTGAGCGACGTGATGCAGGAGAAGACGCCCGAACACACGCTCTTTGTCGGTGCCGTCTCCATGGCGGTGACGGGCCTCGTCATGGTCCTGCTCATAGAAGAGCCGGGCTTCGGCGTCACCGGCTTCTCGCTCCTGCAGCCGCTGTTTGCGTTCGGCGTCGCCGCGGGCGCGGTGGTTCTCGCCGCCCTCGCACGGCAGATAGAGGACAGAGGACTCGACGACTGGGCGTTCCCGGTCGCCGTCTTCGGACTGCTCGCCGTCGCACTCGGCCTGTTCGCCGTCGTCCTCCCGAGCGTCTTCGACAGCATCACCCGAAACCTGCTCCGGACGGTCGGGTTCAGCGCGGGCGCGGAGACGCGCACCATCGGCGAGGCGCAGCCGTTCCTCTCGCAGAGCACCCTCCAGCGGTTGCAGATGACCGCGGTGAACCGCATCATAAGCGAGTACGGGTTCACGTTCTTCACGGGTCTGGCTGCGGCCGTCTGGTTGACCATCAAACCACACATCCGAAGCGGCGACACCCGGAAGATTGGATACGTCGTCGGCGGTTTGGCCGTCATCGGTCTGCTGTTTCTCGTCCCCGGGATTCCGGCAGCCATCGGCGGCGCACTCGGCGTGGCACCGTCGCTCGTCGGCCTCGGTATCGTCTCTCTGCTCTTCTTGGGAGCGGTCCTGCAGGCGGAGTACGAGCCCGAACACCTGTTCGTTCTCGTCTGGGTGGCGTTCATCACCTCGGCGGCGTTCACGCAGGTTCGCTTCAACTACTACCTCGCCGTCGGCGTCGCGGTGATGAACGCGTACTTCGTCGGCCAGTTCCTCGGTTCCACCTACCTCGATTTCGACAGCGTCTCGCGCTTCGACGACATCTCGGCGTATCAGGTACTCGCCGTCGCCGCGGCCCTGATGCTCATCCTGACGCCGGTGTTGGTCGTTCCGCTCGGCGTCCGAAGTACCGGCAACGCCCAGTTCGACCAATCCTCGAACGCGTGGGAGACCGCCGGCCAGGCGAACCCCGGCGAGGCGACCGAGTGGCAGGGCAGTCTGGAGTGGATGAGCGAACAGACGCCCGCCGAAGGTCGATTCGGCGGCGCGTCCAACGAGATGGAGTACTACGGGACGTACGAGTACACCGACGACTACGAGTATCCCGACGGCGCGTACGGCGTGATGTCGTGGTGGGACTACGGCCACTTCATCACCGTCATGGGCGACCGCATCCCGAACGCCAACCCGTTCCAGCAGGGAGCCACCACGGCGGCGAACTTCCTTCTCGCGCCCAACGAGACGCAGGCACAGGACGTTCTCGCGGCTCAGAGCACCGAGGGCGACCAGACTCGGTACGTGATGGTCGACTGGAAGATGGCGACGCCCGGTTCGAAGTTCGGCGCGCCGACCATCTGGTACGACGCCGAGAACGTCTCGCAAAACCAGTTCTACGAGCCGATATACCGGTTCGACCAGGAGGGACAGTACCAGGGTAACTTCCTCGTTCGTCATCAGCGCTACTACGACAGCATGATGACGCGTCTCTACCTCTACCACGGGAGCGCACACGAACCGAGCCCCGTCGTCGTCGACTGGGAACCGCAGTCGGTGAGTTCCGGCTCCGGTGAGAGGACGGTGAAGGCCGCACCGACCGGAAACGAGACGACTGTGAAGACGTTCGACAACATGAGCGCGGCGCGTCAGTACGTCGCCGAGGACGGCACCGCGCAGATAGGCGGCATCGGGTCGTACCCGTCCGAACGCGTCCCGGCGCTGGAGAACTACCGACTCACGAAGGTGTCGAACTCCTCTGCGACGCAGTCGAACGCCTACCTCCGGCAACTGTACGGCGACGCCCGGATGGCGGGCGTCCAACCGCAGGCCACGCTCCCCAGCGACCCCTCGTGGGTGAAGACGTTCGAGCGCGTCCCCGGCGCGACGGTGTCCGGAAGCGGCGCGCCCGCGAACGCGAACGTGACGGCGAGCGTCGAGATGAACGTCCCGACGTCGAACTCGACGTTCACGTACACGCAACGGGCGCAAGCCGACGAGAACGGCGAGTTCACCATGACGCTGCCGTACGCCACCACGGGCTACGACGAGTACGGCCCCGAAAACGGTTACACGAACGTCAGCGTCCGCGCGGCCGGTCCGTACACCATCTCCTCGGGCGCGTCGCTCAACGAGAGCGGCTACGTCGTCAGCCAGCAGGCGAATCTCTCCGTCGAGGAGGGACAGGTCAACGGCGCGGAAGACGGGAACGTCAGCGTCGAACTCGAACGCAGCGCAGAGCAGCTAGAGATCAACTCCGGGTCGTCCGACTCGGGGTCGGAGTCGAGCGGTGAGTCCGACTCCGGCGAGCAGTCGTCTCTCGCGTCCGACGGGGACGTGACCGCGGTTTCGGAGTCGACCGCGACCCGCGCCGCGTAA
- a CDS encoding rubrerythrin-like domain-containing protein, with amino-acid sequence MVFNSTIDPYTPTEGYYECLRCGTRFTAESAVACADCGSEDVRNISVPRE; translated from the coding sequence GTGGTGTTCAATAGCACGATAGACCCATACACACCGACCGAAGGCTACTACGAATGTCTCAGGTGTGGAACGCGGTTCACCGCCGAGTCCGCCGTCGCCTGCGCGGACTGCGGGAGCGAGGACGTGCGCAACATCTCGGTCCCGCGAGAGTGA
- a CDS encoding DUF368 domain-containing protein produces MSHDTDESRSALTAWLVVYLKGLCMGTADAVPGVSGGTIALLTGIYERLIDAVTDVSPRRIFDAAGGVFPGRRTRAAEAFRAMDVVFLAVLGAGIMTAVVTVTRVVHTGITQMPVPTFGFFFGLIAASAWVLLSEISLDTPARVAAAVSGFVVAFVVSGTARTALGTGPLVTFVAGAIAISAMILPGLSGSLLLILLGQYEFMTGALKAFVNGLLGLVGGGSAAPVVENGAIVTAFMLGAVVGLFTVAHAVRWALEHHRKPTLAFLIALIVGALRAPVVSAGNQLAEMGRAWTTELVAVFLVAAVGGVVAVLLVDHYAGLADFEDSPRGDGGTEETAAGSGLD; encoded by the coding sequence ATGTCTCACGACACCGACGAGTCGCGCTCCGCTCTCACCGCGTGGCTCGTCGTCTACCTGAAGGGACTCTGTATGGGTACCGCCGACGCGGTTCCGGGCGTCTCCGGCGGTACCATCGCGCTTCTGACCGGCATCTACGAACGACTCATCGACGCCGTCACGGACGTCTCGCCGCGCCGGATATTCGACGCGGCGGGCGGCGTCTTCCCGGGGCGCCGAACTCGGGCCGCCGAGGCGTTCCGCGCGATGGACGTCGTGTTCCTCGCCGTCCTCGGTGCGGGCATCATGACGGCCGTCGTCACCGTAACGCGCGTCGTCCACACCGGCATCACCCAGATGCCCGTCCCCACGTTCGGATTCTTCTTCGGCCTCATCGCCGCCTCGGCGTGGGTGCTCCTCAGCGAGATATCGCTCGACACGCCCGCGCGCGTCGCCGCCGCAGTTTCGGGGTTCGTCGTCGCGTTCGTCGTCTCCGGAACCGCCAGAACCGCCCTCGGAACCGGACCTCTGGTGACGTTCGTCGCCGGCGCCATCGCCATCAGCGCGATGATTCTCCCGGGGCTCTCGGGGTCGTTGCTCCTCATCCTCCTCGGGCAGTACGAGTTCATGACCGGCGCGCTGAAGGCGTTCGTCAACGGCCTCCTCGGACTCGTCGGCGGCGGAAGCGCCGCGCCCGTCGTCGAGAACGGAGCCATCGTCACCGCGTTCATGCTCGGCGCGGTGGTCGGCCTGTTCACCGTCGCGCACGCGGTACGGTGGGCACTCGAACACCACCGAAAGCCGACGCTCGCGTTCCTCATCGCTCTCATCGTCGGCGCACTCAGAGCGCCCGTCGTCAGCGCGGGCAACCAACTCGCCGAGATGGGCCGAGCGTGGACGACCGAACTCGTCGCCGTGTTCCTCGTCGCCGCGGTCGGCGGCGTCGTCGCCGTCCTCCTCGTCGACCACTACGCGGGACTGGCCGACTTCGAGGACAGTCCGCGAGGTGACGGCGGAACCGAAGAAACGGCCGCCGGAAGCGGCCTCGACTGA